The genomic window GCTTTTACACAATGCGTTCGATCGCCTATAGATCCCTCTATCTGGGCTCTAGGGTTTCTGTGATCTCTGTAGGTATAAAACTGAAGTCACGCCATTCTTTCAGTTGGTGTTTTGCGCGGTGATGGGACTGACCTTGAGTAGTTGGCAGTAATGCTTGCAGTTGACCGGGACTCTGAAATTAGCCCCGTGCGCTTTGTCGTGGTCTATAAGGGCCTTTGTGATCCAAGATCTGATATCATCTGCCATTTTATCGATCAGGCTGTGCTACACTGATGCAATCTTGACGGAGGCTCTTCGTTCCGGCGCGTATGTGTGAGATGTTCTTGTTGTTAGTCGCGTCGCGTTGTCCAGAAATGAATGATATGGGACCTTAACTAACTTCTGGGTGTTTTCGGAGATACCCACCTGTTCCTGATACTTCGCCATTGCTGACTCACCAAGCAATACCCGATTGTCCAAAATCCTTTTTTCCGCTCTCCTTGTCCTACAGTCTCGTTCTCTCGTATAATCAACCCATTACCTCAACCCGCCAACATGACTCTTGCGACTGCATCCTTCAAGGTGAATATTTCCATCGTGCAGAAAGCCGCCGCTGACTGTCTTCAAGACTGAATTTGCAGTCGACATGACATGCCAAAATGTGAGGACGTTTACAGTGATAGAACGAAGCTTTAAACTGACTGTAAACGGGAGGCAATAGTGCGTCAATGCGATATCTGGTGCTCTAAGGGATGTCCAGGGTTAGTGCATGACCAGCAGATATGAGAGATGAGACGGCTGAATGTTGCTCAGGAGTTGAAAGATATGACATTGACCTGGAAAATAAACGAGTCACAATTATTGGCAAGAGTAGGTCCACCTGTCATTGCATATTTGTTTATTGACTACATAATCGCAGCCCCCCCATCGCGTTTGCTTACAGCCCTCAAGTCCACTAATCGCCAAGTAATCGTTCGAGGCACTTCCTCATCTGCCAATGCCAACTTCCCTATCCAAGCAGCGGTTGCCATCATGGAGTCTCCTCTACCTCTTCCCGTATCCTTGGCATCCACATCCAACCCTGTTCTAGCCGGTCTTCCCGGAGGCTCCCCCAAACCGCTTCCCGGCAtgaatgaagaagaacaCTCGCAAAAAGTCTTCGGGATCTGCCGATTTGTTCAGATTGCTCCCAAGACGGTACTTATGGATTTGACTGttcgtcttcctcctccatcgCGGGTTGGGTTGGGTACAGCGCAGGGTGCGCAAGATACAAAGTATAACGTATACATCGCATCAACCGGCAATCTCGTCAACCCTCCTGTCACCACTGGCAAGCCATATTTCTCTTTGGGGTCCATCGCTCCAGACAAGGACGGCTATGGCGATATGTTCAAAGAGGTTGATGGCGAATTATGGGAGTGGATTGGTAGAGGATGCGTGGTGCAAGCGGCTAGCGAAGCGGCCCCTTCGATTACGCAGCTTGTGGCAAAGGAGGCTGCCCCGGGCTCCGAACAAAATGAAGCGACAATAGGGAGAATATTCGCTGGTGTTGTTGCACGAAGTGCAGGAGCATGGGGGAACGACAAGACTGTCTGTGCTTGTAGCGGCAGGACCATGTGGGAGGAAGGGCGTGAGATGGAGGGCAAGAAATTTTGAATCTGGTTCAGTGCATTAATCCCACTATATATTATTTAGCCGGTCATATGAATCTGTACTTACGATATTCTCCCTCCCGCCAAATGACAAATGGCTTTTGATTTTGACGTCTGCACTCAAGCTTGAATGGACTTAATTGAAAGCCCACCAGAGCCATGCGCACCATCCTACAGTCACAGCCACTGTAATTTTCACCATTCCCGTTCCGGCCCTTTCCATTGTATCGGAGAGAAAAGTCTCAGATTTGCTGGCCGACAATGGCTCAATAACGTATATCTGGGTTACCTCTTCTTGCTCGAACCGTTTACCATTGACCACTGTGTGAAAGACCTCGCGGGTTTCGTAGGAGGTCACGGCTATGACCATTACTAGGAGTGATCGACGGGATAAGAGACGCAATACAGTATGAATATATAGCGGCGTAGCATCCGAGCATCATTTATAGGGCGTGATAAAGGTTTTGAAGTAGAGGGGGGAAGGTTTTGTTTTTGTGGCTTTTGTGTTTTTGTCCGCTTTCCTAAAGCACGTGATCACGCGACGACGCGCGAGACAAACAAGTATATGAGAACATGTGTCTTACTTCTCCATTGAAATTACCTTCGCTTTCCATTTCATTTCAGATTCACCATCGAATCATCCCAGACAGTTCGAAACCACAGTAAAAAGCCCAAACATGGCCCCGCCCCATCACCCCCTTCGAAGAATATCGACGGGCTCCCTCTCGTCCTTGGCCCGTTCGACAGACAAAAAtacatcttctccttcagGCCTCGAGTTCCTCCAACCGGCAATGACAGACCTTGCCGATGAAGCGGCCACTTTGTCAGCTAATACGAGTCAGATGACGACATTACATGAAGCTCTAGGAACATTCAACGAGGCGTTTGCAGCATATCTTTATGCACTGAAGATGAATGCTTTTTGCGTGGAATGGCCCGAGGTGAGTGCTTTTGTAGAAGTCATCCTGAAGGAGTACTAAAATATCCTATTCGCAGGCGCCTAATGAGCTGAGCTTTTCAAGGGCTGAATCACTTCAAAGTAAAATCACTGTTTCCTAGGGTTGCTATGCTGCCAATGTGCTAATCGCAAAGAAAAAAACAGAACCGgcccctcctccaccaAACCCATCAGTTCCGCTCGATCAGAGTAAGAGCTAGAGGAATAGAAGGAGAGTGAAGAGATGAATAAATATGGACGTCCGGTGTGAAAGGGAGTTATGTAATATTAGAACATTCCCAACGTCTCTCAAATAGAGCTTTTTCCATTTCGTTgtttcttcctttttcttcttttaCCTCCTTTGTATCCTTGTATTCATGTCGCAACCTTCATCTTTTACCTCCTACGTTCACTATCAATTTGGGGACAAGACATACTCTTGGCTCTAATGATTAAGAATCATGTTAACCATAGGGTGGACACCACACTCCGCGGACAGCAAACCCATCACATATTGTGTCATAGGTTCGGTAGCTTGAAAGTTGGCATATAATCCCTAATTAACAAAAACCGTAACTCCACAAATCCCATTTGATTTTATCTAGACTCTTGTTCGCGTGTCTCATCTCGACGAGCTCTCTACTTACGGCTCATCATCTTGCAGCAGGGGCAGGGAAAAAGCATCCTATCAAAGTGAAGGAGGCCGCCTGTGCTCtaaggaagaagagaagcGGATCTGAGTATATAAAGTGCGACCTGCTTAACTGAATTGGTAGCTTGGATATCCAATATAATCAATATCATCTGTATCCTGCCCCTAAGATATCATGATGACAATCCTGAGAGCTGCGATTTTACTACTAACAGATCAGCACTGTCTTGAAGGTGGGTATGATTGAGATTTAGAAGTTATTGTACCCATTATTATATGTACAAATGGGGTTGGCGCAAACCAAGATTGACTATCTATTGGAAGCTCTATGTTCTTGATGGAGATACGAACCGATATAATTAAGAAGTTTGATGCATTTATGATACTCCGTCAAACGGCTAGCGTCGTTTAGCATTGTCCAAGATCCTCCAGAAGTCCGCGACTACCTGTCTATCCGTATGTCTCTTGTTTCGGTCAATCTATGATTATCAATAGCGTCAGATATATAAGGTCTTTAAATCACTTATCGGCAAGCGCATACCTTCATTTCCGTAACATTCCAATCTTTGACGGTTGGATTGACTGGATCATTGCCCCACTGGAAATAGATACCTTTGACTAATATTGTGTGATCTGTCAGTCATATTCTACTCCTTTTGAATTAAACGCACCATTTTGGAATAGCACCTTCGGATCATCCCATTTGTAAGGTTTGAACTGCCATGTTTGTCCTGTGGTCACTACGCATACCACCCGGTCCCTGCAACAGAGAAATTGTTGATGTAGACTGAAATCCGGAGACAAAAAAAGGCTTACCAAGCATCCTGGCCGAATTTCTGCAGTGCGTCCGCACTATCCACGATATAATACTTGCTAGTCACATCACCGTGGGGACCTGAACGTTTCCTGATCACAGGTATCATGTCTTCTGCTTTGATATTACCTTGGGACGCTTCTCTTTGTCTAACTGTTTCCGAAGGTTCGAAACTGAAATATATTCAGCGAGAATTTCTGAATATCTTGAAGAGACAGCTTACACTCCTTGTTCCAAGAACTTTTTGACATTCCACATGGTGATGAGACTGGtgggtgaagaagaaatgaCAATGATGGGATTGGTAGAACGCGCCTTTTTAGTCCGGTTCAGATCTGCAATAATGGGTTATTTAAATATAGTACGCAAAGCTAAATGAGTATTAGATGTATATCAACATACCAGATTGTGAAGCAGCAGCTGCAGCGGGCTGCTTCCCACCTTTCTCAAAGGAAGTCCGCAAGGTCTTAATTTTTTCGTGCATAACATTTCTTTGGAAGGCTTCAAAGTTCTGATATCCCGTTAGAGTCTGGATTTTAGAGAAATATTAGCGATAAATAGCTTACGTTGGCTTTACCCCCAGCGGAGGACCGAAGAACACTATTCCGGTCTCGAAGCTCAATCTCTTCTGATCTCAACTTCATGCTTGTCAGCGATCAGATGTTTGTGACTATCAATGCGAGATTTACCTTTCTACAAAACTCGCGGTCAACAACATCCACTTCGTACTTTCGTTTCGCTTGGGCAAACACCCTCGATGGACCTGCCTCTGTCGATGGCACCAGTGCTGAAGGTAATGCTTCAGCCGTTGCCGACGCTGCGGAATCCCCTGCTGGCTGCTGCTCTGTACACCTCATTATTATTAACTACCCTTAGTAATACGTACGTCGACTTACTGGCACCTTCCTCCCCCTTTGCGGCAATCCTTCCTTCTCCGTCTCCCTTTCCCAGCAAGTAATCAACCGCAGGTCTCCTATCGGTGATTGCAACATAACCAACACCACCAGCCTGACCTTTTATCAAATAATCTCTGACACCGCTGTCCCTCTCAACCCATGCGAGGTAAAGCTGGCCGATATTATAAAATTCTGAAGTGGAGCCGGGTTTTGAAGTGTATCGAGTAGGTGTGTCTTTGGGGAGGTTGATAGGGTTTGCAGTTGAAGTGAAGGAAAGATAGGCCGCGAGAGCGAGACTTGGTGCTGGCTCTGAAGCGGCTGTGAGAAGTTGAGGGGGATTTGAAGACTGTAAGGATGATTTTATGAGATCCAATGGGTCGTTGGACGCCATTTTGGATGAATGTGTGGATGACGATGCTGTGGATTGGATGTAGAGATAATCTTATACCGGGGATGTATACTAACGAATAGTTCGTTGCGGAAGGGCGCGCAGCCAGCAGAGCAGAAAAAGGTCTCGGGGGACTTTGGGCCTCCACCTGAGTGAGACAACTGATGCGCTCCTTGAGCAAGACGGAGCCCAGCCCATACGTAGCGCCTATTCATTCCTCGAAACACGTATTGGCACGTCTCTTGTGTAATACTGTCACCCATGCCAGCAAGCTCTCCAGAGTAATTATCGACCACTACCAGATAGACTATTTCAGCATGGACAACGAAGGCACAGAACTAGTGGAAGCTTATGGTACGTTTGCACCCCTGTCTGTCAGCTCAAAGATGCTGGTGGTGCTGACGGCGAATGATCCTGCTTCATCTAGACTATTTATTCAAGTTCATCGTGATAGGTAACTGTCCCTGAATCCAAAGTATAAATGACCAAACTTATGCGGCAAATATCAGGTGAAGCAGGGACTGGCAAATCATGCCTCCTGTACCAGTGTATCCATGAACAATGTGCGTCTTTTTGACGCATAGGAGAAGCTTATTATAAAAAATGCAGCTGAATTGTGATTTTTACAGTCAAAGAAAATTCATCTCATACTATAGGGGTGGAATTCTCCAGCAAGACTCTGAGAATAGGGGATAAAAATATAAAACTACAGGTAATGTCTGTTCATTGATGTGAATTTACTTATATCTGACTCGTTGCCTTCAGCTTTGGGATACGGCTGGCCAAGAAAGATTCCGATCCGTTACTAGATCATATTACCGTGCGTACCCTTTTTCAGGGATATTTTTTAAGAACTCGAGACTGAGCGGGTGTACTACAATCAGGAGGAGCAGCGGGCGCTATCCTTGTGTATGACATTACTTCGTGCGTTCGGAAGGTGAACTGTCTTTTTTAGCTGATGAGCCACAGTCGACAATCTTTCGTTAACCTAAGTCGTTGGCTCACCGACTGTCGAGCCCTCGCATCCGCCCATTTAGTAGTGGTCTTGGTTGGCAACAAGTTAGATAAGGAGGAAGATCGGGAAGTCGAGTATGCCGAGGGTTCAAGATGGGCTCAAGAAAATGGTATGCTTTGCTCCTCAGCCGAAATGTTGACTCTCGCTGAGCATGAGATCGTGTTTGCAGgcctcctcttcatcgAAGTTTCCTCACTTACCGGTAAAAATGTCTCCACGCCTTTCTTCCTCGCCGGCCGCACCATTCTCTCAGCTATAGATGCTGGGACATTGGATCCTGATTCAGCCGGTTCGGGAGTAAGCTACGGGGAACGACAACTGCGGGCGGTTGGAAGTCAATCAAGACTAGGTGCTGCCTTTGGCAATTCAGTGAAGCGaaagcgaagaagagatagCGTAAGCATCAGGGATATGGTAGGGGGGCAAAGATGTAGCTGTTAATACCAAATAGATATTGGAGAATTCAGTAGTTATAGTACCTCTTTTTTTCGCCCGACCAACCGCCATCGTTCTTGTCGTTGTACAGATTGTATATGTTTCATTTACCCCAATTAATGCCGAAAAGGCTTTGTAGTCTAGCAGGCCCATGCATAAGAGTAGCTCCGTTTCAGTGCTACCTGAACTCGACAGTCAAATTCTATGCATGATGACTCGAGCATGGAGCTAAAGTGGAGGAATACATGATGGATTCCGAGTAAAACCGATGACATAAGGACCGGTTAGCCAGTTGACCGGACGGTTCGTCCAAGATTCAAGAACATATTGCGAAGTCGATCTTACAAAGTCCAGTAGTCTGCTGTCTATATATAAGGCAACCGTCTCCAACATGTTATGAAGTCAATCTCACCAGAAGAATAAGAAAGCACTTACCCTATCTTAACTCAAGCGCACCGTCAGTTAGATCTCGAAATCTTCAACCTGAGGAAAGGAAGTAATTCAGCATCGAAACAACTTTCTTGCCGGCACCAGCCTAATTTCCCATCCTAACCAGGAGGCAATAATCGGTAGCCCCCCACTTGTGTCTTAGCCCTATGTCTTCTACAACTTCCAAACCCTTCGGAGGAGGCATCACTGGTGACAGAGTGTCACCTCCTCCCAAGACTACAGGCGGTAAAGAGAAGGTACCTCTGAGCACGCATCTGATTGCTGGCGGTGTCGCTGGCTTAGCAGAGGCACTTGTATGGTGAGTATCGAATGGTACAAGGTTGTAATATATCTTCTCATGGCTAACCTTTTGGACAGCCATCCTTTGGATACCATTAAAGTTCGAATGCAATT from Cryptococcus gattii WM276 chromosome E, complete sequence includes these protein-coding regions:
- a CDS encoding Superoxide dismutase copper chaperone, putative (Similar to TIGR gene model, INSD accession AAW43648.1), which translates into the protein MRDETAECCSGVERYDIDLENKRVTIIGKTPPSRLLTALKSTNRQVIVRGTSSSANANFPIQAAVAIMESPLPLPVSLASTSNPVLAGLPGGSPKPLPGMNEEEHSQKVFGICRFVQIAPKTVLMDLTVRLPPPSRVGLGTAQGAQDTKYNVYIASTGNLVNPPVTTGKPYFSLGSIAPDKDGYGDMFKEVDGELWEWIGRGCVVQAASEAAPSITQLVAKEAAPGSEQNEATIGRIFAGVVARSAGAWGNDKTVCACSGRTMWEEGREMEGKKF
- a CDS encoding Hypothetical protein (Similar to SGTC gene model, INSD accession EAL20894.1; CNBE2550); the encoded protein is MAPPHHPLRRISTGSLSSLARSTDKNTSSPSGLEFLQPAMTDLADEAATLSANTSQMTTLHEALGTFNEAFAAYLYALKMNAFCVEWPEKKTEPAPPPPNPSVPLDQSKS
- a CDS encoding uncharacterized protein (Similar to TIGR gene model, INSD accession AAW43650.1), whose protein sequence is MASNDPLDLIKSSLQSSNPPQLLTAASEPAPSLALAAYLSFTSTANPINLPKDTPTRYTSKPGSTSEFYNIGQLYLAWVERDSGVRDYLIKGQAGGVGYVAITDRRPAVDYLLGKGDGEGRIAAKGEEGAKQQPAGDSAASATAEALPSALVPSTEAGPSRVFAQAKRKYEVDVVDREFCRKLRSEEIELRDRNSVLRSSAGGKANNFEAFQRNVMHEKIKTLRTSFEKGGKQPAAAAASQSDLNRTKKARSTNPIIVISSSPTSLITMWNVKKFLEQGVFEPSETVRQREASQGNIKAEDMIPVIRKRSGPHGDVTSKYYIVDSADALQKFGQDAWDRVVCVVTTGQTWQFKPYKWDDPKVLFQNVKGIYFQWGNDPVNPTVKDWNVTEMKIDRNKRHTDRQVVADFWRILDNAKRR
- a CDS encoding uncharacterized protein (Similar to TIGR gene model, INSD accession AAW43912.1), with the translated sequence MDNEGTELVEAYGEAGTGKSCLLYQCIHEQFKENSSHTIGVEFSSKTLRIGDKNIKLQLWDTAGQERFRSVTRSYYRGAAGAILVYDITSRQSFVNLSRWLTDCRALASAHLVVVLVGNKLDKEEDREVEYAEGSRWAQENGLLFIEVSSLTGKNVSTPFFLAGRTILSAIDAGTLDPDSAGSGVSYGERQLRAVGSQSRLGAAFGNSVKRKRRRDSVSIRDMVGGQRCSC